A single Heterodontus francisci isolate sHetFra1 chromosome 11, sHetFra1.hap1, whole genome shotgun sequence DNA region contains:
- the LOC137375061 gene encoding phospholipid scramblase 1-like codes for MGSPLYFNLGPQLSHQVKAHWQQSGQQKGSPRLSATTNTSGILLQSSCLGLSLTNFLGLQIPRGRLRMAELPQSPFSIYSANCPPGLEYLLEIDQLLIYQQLELLEVIFDYETNNKYEVKNKIGQQIYFATEKSNFCCKLLCGSLRSFKIHIVDNMGTEVICMRRSVRCESCWCPCCLQKLEVQAPPGEPIGYVIQKWHPCLPKFVIQDENKDSVLKIYGPCCLSSCGRPIDFKIKNLDASKTVGTIRKCWSGIVNEALTDVDNFAIKFQMKLDVRIKATLIGACFLIDYMYFENTQR; via the exons ATGGGATCCCCATTGTATTTCAACCTGGGCCCACAGCTTTCCCACCAGGTGAAGGCACATTGGCAACAGTCGGGACAACAAAAGGGCTCTCCAAG ATTATCTGCAACAACTAACACTTCAGGAATTCTGCTTCAATCCAGCTGCCTGGGACTGTCTCTCACCAACTTTCTTGGTCTTCAAATACCACGAGGGCGACTCAGAATGGCTGAACTACCACAGTCTCCATTTTCAATATATTCTGCAAACTGTCCACCAGGACTGGAGTATCTTCTAGAG ATAGACCAGCTTCTGATTTATCAACAGTTGGAGCTACTGGAAG TCATATTTGATTATGAGACCAACAACAAATATGAGGTTAAGAACAAGATTGGCCAACAGATCTACTTTGCCACTGAAAAATCTAATTTCTGCTGCAAACTACTCTGTGGGTCGCTGCGATCTTTCAAAATTCATATTGTGGACAATATGGGGACGGAAGTAATATGCATGAGACGGTCTGTGCGATGTGAAAGCTGCTGGTGTCCATGCTGTTTGCAGAAG TTGGAAGTACAAGCACCACCTGGTGAGCCAATAGGCTATGTTATCCAAAAATGGCACCCATGCTTGCCAAAGTTTGTTATTCAAGATGAAAACAAAGACTCTGTTTTAAAGATCTATGGCCCATGCTGTCTTTCTAGCTGTGGTCGTCCAATTGACTTTAAG ATTAAAAACCTTGATGCATCTAAAACAGTAGGAACAATCAGAAAGTGTTGGAGTGGAATAGTTAACGAAGCTTTGACAGATGTGGATAACTTTGCAATCAAATTTCAAATGAAGTTAGATGTTAGGATTAAAGCAACCCTGATTGGTGCCTGCTTTTTAATT